The Bicyclus anynana unplaced genomic scaffold, ilBicAnyn1.1 scaffold_38, whole genome shotgun sequence genome window below encodes:
- the LOC128199800 gene encoding uncharacterized protein LOC128199800, with translation MDRQLETPDPGEHRSRSRMRERSRSRLRTRSPSRILGRELEPSRKRVKILERQLLLERERLLHAGSNNRSCSRYNTQHRTSHRVTPQRRSSRRHRSGNASPDHRRAETGASDVHPAERRGAAGYDKRSRSPSISKNCIADILKSFKDSLTSQPPTHDTRSNFQKVDHMNILPNFDPSAKNQRVDVWLNKVNECAGVYGWDDKTITHFAMQKLQGLAKTWYEGLNSILFTWPQWQEKLVNAFPCEQNYGQALEEMLKRKSKYHEPIEVYFYEKLALLNQCDIVGKRAVDCIIHGISDRTLKSGALALRSSNPDHLLQFLISSKDSYQSYDRNHVRNKTDNSSTRNQSNQKSTTRTGSFQGCYNCKEKGHSFLFCPKPLVKCIQCHKVGHSADMCLSKKDNRVMNNDSIPKTMCVSTNSNENNSRSLPNSKFNKDVQINGAIRQAFVDFGSEVTLVKESFIKELGVAHDNIPSLLKGFGNGLVKSLGGLLLSISIDGVSAHVLCRVVCDNLLEKAILIGQSYTEQPHIIVYKDATKLQFMDIGKEMPLSDPGIQESLIGVRMVGSVELHGAASVRARVEPSSEGHILVRNRVAGKPTKQYFICGGLYRSQSGYVGITVFPCSSSCWIANCSLLCRAKRVDVVSRVIIEPPEIPVTIEGNFDEKQIRVSDKVPEDAKQRLLDLLKRYKHCFASSLKDLGCTNKATMNIELTSQRPVVYRPYRLSHLEREKVRAMVKEMLDAGIVRESSSEYASPIILVRKKDGSLRMCVDYRMLNSITVKERYPMPIMEDEIARLTGQACFISLDLTSGYYQVPISEHSKHLTSFVTPDGQYEFNRMPFGLANAPAVFQRMMNSILGSARFGKATAYLDDVLIYGRDPIECLDRLEEVLQLIESANLTLNIDKCDFLRDTIDYLGYEISAAGVRPGEKKILSVKNFPRPKNVHNVRQFLGLASYFRKFVKDFACIAFPLSKLLKKDAVWTWNNDQEEAFENLKVRLVNRPILAIYDPAAETELHTDASRLGIGGILLQRHSGNDTFCPVAYYSRQTSPEEKNFHSYELETLAVVCSLRKFRVYLLGNSFKIVTDCSALRSTFSKRDLIPRIARWWLLLQEFQCLVEYRPGVKMGHVDALSRNPVVSSDEYLTENASAVRVIIDNDDWLHTLQLGDTELCRIKQILNSNLDEKGLQYIKDNYLIKDNKLFRYLESDKDNLRWVVPKGARWQICRMNHDDIGHFGVEKTLERIKKNYWFGKMTKFVKKICKFVHRMCICQNSFKLERKSAPSYR, from the coding sequence ATGGATCGACAACTCGAGACGCCTGATCCCGGGGAACACAGAAGCCGGAGCCGAATGAGGGAACGCAGCCGTAGCCGGCTACGTACCCGCAGTCCTTCCCGGATCCTGGGACGGGAACTGGAGCCAAGCCGTAAGCGGGTGAAAATTCTGGAGAGACAGTTACTGCTGGAGCGGGAGCGACTTCTGCACGCCGGGAGCAACAATCGGAGTTGTAGTCGCTACAACACGCAACACAGGACTTCGCATCGGGTTACTCCGCAGCGACGTTCGAGTCGCAGACATCGCAGTGGCAACGCGTCACCCGATCACCGGCGGGCAGAGACTGGGGCCAGCGATGTGCATCCTGCTGAGCGTCGTGGCGCCGCGGGATATGATAAAAGGTCACGTAGTCCTTCTATTTCTAAGAACTGTATTGCtgatattttgaaaagttttaaGGATAGTCTGACGTCTCAACCGCCTACACATGACACAAGATCCAATTTTCAAAAGGTTGATCATATGAATATTCTTCCTAATTTCGACCCCTCTGCAAAAAACCAAAGGGTTGATGTTTGGCTCAACAAGGTCAATGAATGTGCTGGTGTATACGGTTGGGACGATAAAACTATCACTCACTTCGCCATGCAGAAACTACAAGGCCTCGCCAAAACATGGTACGAAGGACtaaattcaattttgtttacCTGGCCGCAATGGCAAGAGAAACTTGTTAATGCTTTTCCATGCGAGCAAAATTACGGCCAAGCCTTGGAGGAGATGCTCAAAAGGAAGAGCAAGTATCATGAACCTATAGAAGTTTATTTCTATGAAAAATTAGCGTTACTTAATCAATGTGACATAGTTGGTAAGCGTGCAGTAGATTGTATCATTCACGGGATCAGTGATAGGACATTAAAATCCGGTGCTCTGGCATTACGTTCTTCGAATCCTGATCACTTATTGCAATTCTTGATAAGCAGTAAGGACTCTTACCAATCTTACGATCGAAACCACGTTAGAAATAAAACCGATAACTCTAGTACTCGTAACCAGTCCAATCAAAAGTCGACTACCAGGACCGGATCTTTTCAAGGCTGTTACAACTGTAAAGAGAAGGGACATAGTTTCTTGTTTTGTCCTAAGCCGCTAGTTAAATGCATACAATGCCACAAAGTAGGTCATAGTGCAGATATGTGTTTATCCAAAAAGGATAATAGGGTTATGAATAATGACAGTATACCAAAAACTATGTGCGTTAGCACAAATAGCAACGAAAATAATTCTCGCTCTCTTCCAAATTCCAAATTTAATAAGGACGTGCAAATAAACGGTGCGATACGACAAGCGTTTGTAGATTTTGGGAGTGAGGTTACGTTAGTTAAAGAATCCTTTATTAAAGAGTTAGGCGTAGCACATGATAATATACCATCGTTATTAAAGGGATTCGGGAATGGTTTAGTTAAGTCACTAGGAGGATTGTTGCTTAGTATTAGTATTGATGGAGTGAGCGCTCATGTGCTATGTAGAGTTGTATGTGATAATTTGCTAGAAAAGGCTATCCTCATAGGTCAGTCATATACCGAACAGCCTCATATCATAGTTTATAAAGATGCCACTAAACTCCAGTTCATGGATATCGGCAAAGAAATGCCACTTTCTGATCCGGGTATTCAAGAGTCTTTGATTGGTGTTAGAATGGTAGGATCAGTGGAGCTCCATGGTGCAGCATCGGTAAGGGCCCGAGTTGAACCTTCCTCTGAGGGCCACATCCTCGTAAGAAATAGAGTTGCGGGCAAGCCAAccaaacagtattttatttgtggAGGTCTCTACCGCTCCCAAAGTGGTTATGTCGGAATAACGGTATTCCCTTGTTCGAGTTCTTGTTGGATTGCAAATTGTTCACTTTTGTGTAGGGCAAAACGGGTAGATGTTGTAAGTAGAGTAATTATCGAACCGCCTGAGATACCTGTGACAATTGAGGGTAACTTCGACGAAAAACAGATTCGTGTCAGTGATAAAGTACCAGAAGATGCAAAGCAGAGGTTGTTAGATTTGCTCAAGCGTTATAAACATTGTTTTGCATCTTCACTAAAAGATCTAGGTTGTACGAACAAGGCCACGATGAATATAGAGTTGACCAGCCAACGCCCTGTCGTGTATCGTCCTTACAGGCTGTCACATCTTGAGCGCGAAAAGGTTCGTGCGATGGTAAAGGAGATGCTAGATGCAGGGATAGTTAGGGAGTCTTCTTCTGAGTACGCTAGTCCGATTATACTAGTGCGTAAAAAGGATGGCTCACTAAGAATGTGCGTCGATTATCGGATGCTAAATTCAATCACAGTTAAGGAGCGCTATCCCATGCCCATTATGGAGGATGAGATAGCTCGGCTCACAGGCCAAGCTTGTTTCATTTCACTCGACTTGACATCCGGTTACTATCAAGTCCCTATTTCGGAGCATAGCAAACACCTCACGTCGTTTGTTACGCCGGACGGTCAATACGAGTTTAATCGTATGCCCTTTGGCCTGGCAAACGCCCCGGCTGTTTTTCAGCGTATGATGAACTCAATCTTAGGTTCTGCTCGGTTCGGTAAGGCAACCGCGTATCTTGATGATGTTCTAATATATGGGCGGGACCCCATTGAATGCTTAGATCGTCTCGAAGAAGTGTTACAGTTAATAGAGAGCGCCAACCTTACTTTAAATATCGATAAGTGCGACTTCCTACGGGATACAATTGATTATCTTGGTTATGAGATCAGTGCAGCTGGAGTCAGGCCGGGTGAGAAAAAGATCCTCAGCGTCAAAAACTTCCCAAGACCAAAAAATGTGCATAATGTACGTCAATTCCTTGGCTTGGCAAGTTACTTTCGCAAATTCGTCAAAGACTTTGCCTGTATTGCATTTCCACTCAGCAAATTACTTAAAAAAGACGCCGTGTGGACATGGAATAACGATCAGGAGGAAGCGTTTGAAAACCTCAAGGTTAGATTAGTTAATAGGCCCATTCTTGCAATATATGATCCGGCGGCAGAAACAGAGCTACATACCGACGCCAGCAGATTGGGTATTGGAGGAATATTGTTGCAGCGCCACAGCGGAAATGACACTTTTTGCCCAGTGGCATATTACAGCAGGCAAACGTCCCCGGAAGAAAAGAATTTCCACTCTTATGAACTAGAAACATTAGCGGTCGTTTGTTCTCTGCGGAAGTTTAGGGTCTATTTGTTAGGGAATTCATTTAAAATTGTCACAGATTGCAGTGCTCTCCGCTCCACATTTTCAAAACGAGACTTGATCCCGAGAATAGCACGGTGGTGGCTCTTGTTGCAGGAATTTCAATGTTTAGTTGAATACAGACCTGGTGTGAAAATGGGTCACGTAGACGCCCTGTCCCGTAATCCTGTTGTAAGCTCAGATGAATATCTCACCGAAAACGCTTCCGCCGTTAGGGTtataattgataatgatgactggtTGCATACACTTCAGCTGGGTGACACAGAGCTTTGTAggataaaacaaattttaaatagtaaccTTGATGAAAAGGGACTTCAATACATAAAagataactatttaataaaagacAATAAACTGTTTCGTTACTTAGAGTCGGATAAAGATAATCTCCGTTGGGTAGTGCCGAAGGGTGCGAGGTGGCAAATATGTCGCATGAACCATGACGATATTGGTCACTTTGGGGTGGAAAAGACACTTGAAAggataaagaaaaattattggTTTGGGAAAATGACAAAAttcgttaaaaaaatatgtaaattcgTGCATCGAATGTGCATATGCCAAAACTCGTTCAAACTCGAGAGAAAGTCTGCTCCATCCTATCGCTAA
- the LOC112051825 gene encoding uncharacterized protein LOC112051825: MYIKNSLYFNVTEIQLTHASCLQLTINNNILILGIYRSPSNNNADCFIQSLNLHLEKIKSYKNITVTGDININTIPKSLENTNERNNRISYLNMITHHGLLPGHSFPTRQDNCLDHILLKLEKSKHSAFIAVLNTTITDHLMVLLCLSNDDRRCPKMKTITDYNEALQNFANKNLYTLLSNNKPELLIEKLTNEIKDSLDKNTRTILLPKNKRVIKPWIAPGILRCIRHRNKLQKRVRHNPSDENLKNVYKRYRNFCYNLIILFLSVLGNPWPKIFFKIKMQQLSSTQVTTSYTHYSSFGLLDTDVKEVSAILMSLKTSSASGWDNIPTEFLKLANNLITPIIVHLANLCFSTGIFPSLLKKSVITPVHKCGNRDDVSNYRPISVLPAISKIIEKIINNRLLSYLEQRTILSKSQFGFRRGKSTEDAVTNLTTLIIEKLDTNKKCLTVFLDLKKAFDTVSVPILLHKLESIGMRDTTLSLFQSYLSGRTQMVKIDKYISNELNINYGVPQGSVLGPTLFLVYINELCNLKIRNGHIFSYADDTAIVFTDNSWEDVRYHAEKGLRNIARWLNSNLLTLNT; encoded by the coding sequence atgtatataaaaaattcgCTTTACTTTAATGTAACAGAAATCCAGCTTACTCATGCATCCTGCTTACAGTTaactataaataacaatattctcATTTTAGGTATTTATCGCTCACCGTCAAATAACAATGCAGACTGCTTCATTCAGTCATTAAACTTACatctagaaaaaattaaatcttacaaaaatattaccgTAACGGGTGACATAAATATAAACACTATACCAAAATCCTTAGAAAATACTAACGAACGCAATAATAGAATAAGTTATCTGAATATGATTACTCATCATGGTCTGCTTCCTGGTCATTCGTTTCCAACCCGACAAGACAATTGTCTAGATCATATTCTCCTAAAATTGGAAAAATCTAAACATTCTGCGTTTATAGCCGTATTGAATACTACTATCACCGATCACCTCATGGTACTTTTATGCTTATCAAACGATGACAGACGATGCCCAAAAATGAAAACTATTACAGACTATAATGAAGCACTACAAAATTTtgctaataaaaatttatatactcTACTTAGTAACAATAAACCAGAACTATTAATTGAAAAGTTAACAAATGAAATTAAGGATTCATTAGATAAAAACACTAGAACTATACtactacctaaaaataaacgCGTTATTAAACCATGGATAGCTCCAGGAATTCTGCGCTGCATTCGACatagaaataaattacaaaaaagagTGCGTCACAACCCATCcgacgaaaatttaaaaaatgtatataaaaggTATCGAAATTTTTGTTATAACTTAATAATTCTTTTCTTGTCAGTATTGGGGAATCCTTGGCCAAAGAtattcttcaaaataaaaatgcagCAACTATCATCTACGCAAGTTACCACATCCTACACACACTATTCTTCTTTTGGCTTGCTCGACACAGATGTCAAAGAAGTTAGTGCAATACTTATGAGCCTGAAGACCAGTAGTGCGTCGGGATGGGATAACATTCCTACGGAATTCCTCAAACTTGCTAATAACTTAATAACTCCTATTATTGTGCACCTTGCAAATCTATGTTTTAGTACAGGTATTTTCCCCTCactcttaaaaaaatcagtcaTAACACCTGTGCATAAATGTGGTAACAGAGATGATGTCAGCAACTACAGACCGATTTCAGTACTCCCTGCTATctcaaaaataatagaaaaaataattaataaccgACTACTAAGCTACCTAGAACAACGCACTATACTATCAAAATCTCAGTTTGGTTTTAGGCGAGGAAAATCCACTGAAGATGCTGTCACAAATCTTACTACactaataatagaaaaactGGATACTAACAAGAAATGTCTTACTGTCTTCCTTGATCTAAAAAAGGCATTTGACACTGTTTCTGTTCCCATACTCTTACATAAACTAGAATCTATCGGAATGAGAGATACAACATTATCTTTGTTCCAGAGCTACTTAAGTGGTCGTACTCAAATGGTTAAGATTGATAAATACATcagtaatgaattaaatatcaattacgGTGTCCCCCAGGGAAGCGTTCTTGGCCCTactttatttttggtgtacattAATGAACTTTGCAATCTCAAGATAAGAAATGGACATATTTTCTCGTACGCAGATGATACTGCAATTGTATTTACTGATAACTCTTGGGAAGATGTCCGTTACCACGCTGAGAAAGGGCTCAGAAATATTGCTAGGTGGCTAAATTCAAACCTTCTAACGCTTAATACGTAg